The region tctcttctgtttgtgAGGCCTCAGCGGGATAAAGTACGTTATGCGCCTAGCATGGAATAGGTGTGCTTACACAAAAGTGCGTTCCTTTTGTTAACCACAACCTAGAaacctctgtaccttcccctcaggTTTACTGTGAACCTCAAACTGCTTTAAAACAGTCTTTTTGAAAATGTGGAGATAGATAGAGGGCACACCTGGAGCAGAAGTGGAGGAGAACAAAATTTGAAAGGGACCAAGGAGGAGTAATCGGAGAGGTAAAAGGAAAAGCAGGAATTATAATGTTTCACGATACTTTTAGAGTTCCATAAAAGTAGGAAATATATCCATCTGGTTACTCTTCTACTTCTGAGGTCTAGCCCCCCCTCCCTTGCAAAATgtgttgaattaataaatgtataagtGAGTAATCAATAATATCAACTGCCATTGGGATAAAGAGGAAAAGCTGGAAAGTGTCCAAGGATTTAGCAACACAGTGGTCTTAGGTGGCATTGCCAATGTCAAAAGCCACAACGCATAAGTTTGAGGATGAATTGAAGAAAGAATTagtatatgtaaagcacttaaaactATACCTTCACATAGTATAGactatgtattgggttggccaaaaaggccatttagttttttccaaaaAAAGGTACATTTTTCACTTCACCAATGTGAAATtcggatattttgagtatgtcagctatctcccactattgtattctagtgggtagagggcaggggtgctgctaaacatcttccagtgcataagacaccCCACAGCAAAGAAGTATTTGGCCAAAGTGTCACTAGTACCAAGatactttgcaaaccacttttgacacattggatcagtcacggcaccttctcctTATACTGCACAAATCGTTTTTTTTGCATtgcagttgcgtttttacctttcttgaaacaataaagcagaaTATACCAAAAAATgatgtgcatttttcttccatcttcaatattaaaatggctgcactaaaattcactaattttggtaagtttttctTAAATGCACGTTgataatgacagctgtcacaatgcaatctaatgaaattgtttcaaatgaagttaaagacaactaagcactactagaaccattgtgtgggaaaaactgaaagaatcttttttggccaacccgatacagtaattaataatacatgaataaaatgttttgcatactcacaactgtaaacctacttttgtcccatcctgTATGAGGTTAGAAATATTACTACCTTTGGTTAGATAGGATTTCTGTTTAGGCTAGTGTGAACTGCTGGTAGTTACCCCTTCCACTAATCTCATACCACATTAACCTGTCTAATGGctcttaatacattttaatataagaaCAATCACTTTTTATGTcttatctattaaaatataaacctGAGAGTGGGATTTGTGATAAGGTGTTTATTAATGATTGActacctttccttttttcttctgtaacaACTGGTTTACTTTTGGCGTATCCTTAAAGGACTATCAATAGAGATGTTTGCCCTCTTCTGCCTGGGTGAGACTGGAGAGGAACTCCAAACCAAGGTAAGTCAATAGGAATTTGAATAAATACAGTGACAGAAATCTgttgctcattcattcaacaatgttGCCTGAATGAGGCTTGGCTAATTCTTGCCAGAGACATCCGATAGGATTGTGTAGTTTCTGTTCCTTCAGAGCTGGATTTCCTCATTTTGCTAGCTACTCCATATACTTCTAATAAGTTTCTCTAAATTAGCctgtttctcttgcttttaacCAAAGAACCACAATTGGTCCAAATGTTTAATTTTGCACTTATTTTAGTTGATGTTTTTTCTCAACTTCTTTTTGCTGTTCACTTAAGGAAAGCCTGTATAGAGCGGCTACCATTGATCAAGCACCTAACATGTACCAGGTACTTGACAGAAACATGATGTCCAGTCCTTAAACTCTGAAAGGTAAAAAATGTTTATCAAGGGGACTATCTCTAGCGggtattttggagaaaaaaaaaaaaaaaaaaaaaaaattgcctttcaAAACTGTAAGGTTAACTTGCAAGATATTTCTTTCCTATTCATATAACTAAACCCAAACCTTGTTTTTGACGGTTTTCGCTATAGAAACCAATGATCTGTCTTCATACCGTAAGGCCCTCTGAGCAGTGAACAATACCTTCTATTTCTAGCTATTTAGCCCAGGGGTGAGGCAGGAGTTCTGGAGAAAGAAGACAGGTTGAACTTGCGCTCTAATCCAAGGTCGATAAACCTGTACAGTTCAAACGAGGCAAAGTTGCATATGATGTAAAAGCACTTCGTAAACCGTAAGGCAAATTACACTAACTTTGATATACAATGTAAAGTAGTGCCTTTTGTCCCAAGCCTCCCCAGTTAACGCTAGATGGAATTCATCAGGATCCCCTCATCTTAGTACTGTACTCATAAAGCTAATGGGACACACTCTCCCGTGTACAAAGATAGGAACCGCTTACATCTACTGTAGCGTGCCTAGAGTAGTGCTTGAATGCAACCAAACTAGAAGGCGGGTAAGCTACCAGCTTGGACGAAATGCAGTCGTCCCAAGTTTTGAGGAACCGCAGGAAGCTTTCTCATTCTAATCCTCTTTATTTATCACTGGCAGCATACAGCTAAGGCCTCTATCTCCAGCCACGTCGCTTCAGATCTTTCTCGGGGATCACAAAATTTAAGTTCACCTCCACCCTGCCGCGTGTAGACCGAGAGCTTTCCACCCCCtcattccctttctccctccgcCCCTAACTCAATCGCTCCCGGGACCGAGTTCTGGCGCCCGATGTCTGCGCTCCAAATCTTCTCAAAAAGACCTCTGCAGGGACTCAGAACTCTGGTTTCCCTACCGAGACAGCGATGCATCAACTACTAGGTAAAGCAAACGAGCGGAAAAATCCCTCTCCCAGGGAACCCTCGAGAGCCCGCCTTTCAGTGGAGGCGGAAGCGGAAGCGGAAATGCTACTGGGGTCATAGAGTTTCCTAGTTCCGGTTTCTGGACTGCTTTTGGAGATAGAGCGCCTCTCTTCTGCTGTGGTTCCCCAGCACCGGCGGCTTCTCTTTCCGGGTGCAGCGTCTGTCATAAAGCTGAGACCTCCCTTCAAACGTGGCGTCGTGGGTCCTTCGCGCCTCGCCGGGGGTCAGCGTGCAAGGACGGGCGCGGGCAGGGTACTTAACACTCAACAGGCGCAGCCAGTCCGCGTACTGGCGCCCCCGAGCCCTCACGATTGGAACTACCTGATTCGCAGCCTCCGGGACTGCATTTGGAGAGGACAGCACTCCCTGGCCCGTACCTGTACCCCACAGTCACACTCTGCCCTGTGAGGTGCAGCGTTTCCCAAGTCCCCCTGTACCGCTTCCACCCACGTCTGCGTTCAACTTCGTCCTTAACCTCCTTGAAACTCCGTCCCCTCTGCCTCCAGAAGTGGTCTTTTCCCCCAGTTCCCGTAAACATTGGGAGTTAAGTTTTGGATATCCTGCAAAGATTACTTCTAAGACTGAGCATCCATTCGATCGCCCGAACAAGTTCATGCTTGCTAGAGAGCTTGTGGGCAAAGGGAAACCCAGTGCACACGGAAAACGATGGCTGAGCACGGGGCGCACATCGCCGCTGCTTCCGTGCAGGACGACCAGCCATCCATCTTTGAGGTGGTAGCGCAGGACAGCTTAATGACGGCAGTGAGACCCGCTCTTCAGCATGTGGTCAAGGTAaggtattatttctttaaacGGTTTTAGGGACGACTGGCTAAAAACCAAACCAATAATTTATTTGGTAGCCTTGTAAGTGACCAATTAGCATATATTCTGTGCTTGAAGGGTTATTGAGTCCATGTTATGTGTAGAGTCTGGTAATGAATACCCAGCATTTCAGGAAGGACAGGGCTGACCCCAAAAGAATCTCAAAGTGTAGactttagaggggaaaaaagcaagtgTGAATATAAGGCATAGTAGCTGTGAAATGGAAcgaatttcatttattaatttactttaatTTAGGTTCTTGCAGAATCAAATCCTGCCCGCTATGGCTTCTTTTGGAGGTGGTTTGACGAAATCTTTGCCCTGCTAGATCTTCTGCTCCAGCAGCATTATTTGTCTAAAACCAGTGCCTCGTTTTCTGAAAACTTTTATGGCTTAAAGCGGATTGTTACGGGGGACACAGGCAAGCTTCAGAGACTGGCCAGCGCTGGGCTCCCCAAGAAGCAGCTTTGGAAGTCAGTCATGTTCCTGGTCCTCCTTCCGTATCTGAAAGTGAAGCTGGAGAAGCTGGTTGCTAGCCTGAGAGAAGAGGATGAATATTCCATCCATCCCCCTTCTTCCTGCTGGAAACGATTTTACAGAGCCTTCCTGGCAGCCTATCCGTTTGTTAACATGGCCTGGGAAGGCTGGTTCCTTGTACAGCAACTCCGATACATCCTGGGGAAAGCTCAGCATCACTCACCGCTGCTAAGTCTGGCTGGAGTCCGGCTAGGTCGACTCACGATTCAGGACATACAAGCTCTGGAGCACAGGCCTGCTGAAGCCGCCATGATGCACCAACCAGCCAGGAGGTAAGGCCTTAACACTTTCCCCAAATATTTCGCAAATTCTAAAATCTCACTTTATAGTTTTATGAAATCACCTCCCTCAGTCCACTTTTAGCTATTTCATAAACCGTAGAAATACTCTGTGTTCATAAAACAAGCATTACTATCCTGGTAACTCACCTCCTCACTAGTATATTTTTGTGTACGCATGCTATGGCCAGGTCCTGAGCTAGGTGtttgctttacatacattatctcactcCTCATCACAACTCAATGAAGTAAACTTGTTAGCCCCATTTAACAGTCAAGGAAACTAAGCCCTAAAAGCTAAATACTTTGCCAAGGCCACAGCTAgaaggtggcagagctgagattcaagCCAGATCAACAATTCTCAAGACTGCTCTCAACCACAATGCTGTTACTTCTACTTAGTGTTCGTGTTCTCCTACAAGTTCAAATGTATATTCCTCAATACTGCGCTAAGTTAATTTGTGTTAAgtgagttgtttctttttctggatatACTCACATACACACAGGAAGGTCTATATAATGAATGTCTCACTAATTTctcaaaacacataaaaaaaaaaaaccctagtcattaaaaacaaaacttaggCTCTATACTCTTAAATACCGTAAGTCAGAAAGAGGGGATCATTTAGAATACAACCTTAAGGAGATAAGCCGATCTAGCAACCGTTAAATCCCCAAACTGAACTAGGGATTGTGATGGAAGTGTAGGAATTACGTTCACGTCCGTCACTCTGTGATTATACCTAAATAAAGCTTCTCCTTTTGCCTCCCTGTTCTGCTCTCCAACAGTGTTGCTGAGAAGATCAAGTGGGCTGTGAAAAAAGCGGTGGGGGGTGCCGCCTTATCGCTGTCCACGGGCCTGTCCGTGGGCGTGTTCTTCCTGCAGTTCCTTGAGTGGTGGTACTCGTCTGAAAACCAGGAAACCATCAAATCCCTCACGGCCCTGCCTACGCCCCCGCCGCCTGTCCACCTGGACTACAACCCTGACTCCCCGCTGTTACCCAAACTGAAGACTGTGTGCCCGCTGTGTCGCAAAACCCGGGTGAACGACACTGTCCTCGCCACCTCTGGCTACGTGTTTTGTTACCGCTGCGTGTTGATTTATGTGAGGAGTCACCAAGCCTGCCCCGTCACGGGTTACCCGACAGAAGTGCAGCATCTGATTAAACTGTACTCCCCCGACAACTGAAAGGGTTGGCACGGTGGTGAGGCCGCGGGGCCGGAGTCTTCAGCATGGTCCATGGCACTGTTGGATACTCCTTAGGCTCAATTCataattatatgaattttaaactACTACAtggatttctttaaaagaatctACCCATTGATGTTAACCTTCTAGCCTGCTGTCTGGACCTCAACTTAGAGCTGACCGAGCTGGTTAGAATGAGAGAGTCGGGGTGGCAGGGGACAGTGTAGAGGAAGTGGGTAAAAGAGGATAATCAGCACAGAAGCTTTTCCTTAAAGAACAAAGAGGCACAGAAgctcttggggggaaaaaaaccaagtTAGACCTCAGAAAGTGGGTGGCGAGGGGGAAGCAGGCCTTTTCTTCAGAAAAGAGTGTTGATCTGCCTGTGAGGAGGAGGCTGGTTGTGTCCCTTGGCAAACAGTGTGAAACGTGGGCTTGTTCTTTATGTCAGGCACTTCTGGAAAACAGGAATAGCTCCTTCTACATACTGTGACCACTGGTTAAATAACATCTGCTGTAGTTTATCAACTTTTAAAGATTCCTTTGTTACCCACACGTCTTTCCTGGGAAACTGGTTAAAGGACAAAGGGGTTGAGGGTATGTACAGAGCAACCTTAGGGTTTCGGTGTGACACCCAAGTGCTGATAGGCAATGAAAAGATGGAGTACAATACCGATCCAACTGTGTAAAGGAAGGATCTGTTCATAAGCTCTTTCTGCTTGCTGTTAACAGTTTGCTACACTGGCATGAATTATTCTGGCTATTTACTAAAGTTTCTgtgaaacacttaaaataaattttaagaataaatgattttggcaaaGCGCTGTCCCATGTTGTCATGATTATGTGGAAACTTAAAAGATTactcgagccctggctggcgtagctcagtggattgagcgcgggctgcgaaccaaggtgtcacaggttcgattcccagtcacggcacgtgcctgggttgcaggccatgacccccagcaactgcacattgatgtttctctctctctctctctctccctcccttccctctctaaaaataagtaagtaaatttaaaaaaaagattactcGAGGTGTTTCACGTAAATTTCTCATTCAGACCACCTTGACTTTGGGGGCATTTCTGAATTggcagtttggggttttttgctaTTCCAAATACTGGTGGGGGGGGACCCTCTACTCCAGCAACAAGAAGTCAGCCTTGTTTGACACATCTTGTATGAGAAATGCTACAAAAACCAACCTCCCTACGTAGGAAAATTCATGCCTGGATTGGCAGGTGGGTGAAGAAACACGGGTTTGGAAAGGAAAGTCAGCATGACTGGGAGAGGAGGGACCAACGTCATCTGTAGGCATCTCTGCTGAGACAGACGTTTCCAATACCTCAGTGCATGTTAGCAGCTCAAAGTACGCACATTCCCTCCCAGCACAAGGGTGATAAAGCACATTCCGAAATGGAACATC is a window of Phyllostomus discolor isolate MPI-MPIP mPhyDis1 chromosome 8, mPhyDis1.pri.v3, whole genome shotgun sequence DNA encoding:
- the PEX12 gene encoding peroxisome assembly protein 12, with product MAEHGAHIAAASVQDDQPSIFEVVAQDSLMTAVRPALQHVVKVLAESNPARYGFFWRWFDEIFALLDLLLQQHYLSKTSASFSENFYGLKRIVTGDTGKLQRLASAGLPKKQLWKSVMFLVLLPYLKVKLEKLVASLREEDEYSIHPPSSCWKRFYRAFLAAYPFVNMAWEGWFLVQQLRYILGKAQHHSPLLSLAGVRLGRLTIQDIQALEHRPAEAAMMHQPARSVAEKIKWAVKKAVGGAALSLSTGLSVGVFFLQFLEWWYSSENQETIKSLTALPTPPPPVHLDYNPDSPLLPKLKTVCPLCRKTRVNDTVLATSGYVFCYRCVLIYVRSHQACPVTGYPTEVQHLIKLYSPDN